The following coding sequences are from one Cereibacter sphaeroides 2.4.1 window:
- the mobF gene encoding MobF family relaxase, with product MMSVSNVSAGAAASGYYQAEGYYVAGSPEAEAAASWFGSAADELVAMGQEEFAGRVDDAAFSAMLDGHAPPTQRDAEGHWKEGQTLGRVVDGERQHRPGIDLTFSASKSVSIIGLVAGDERVIAAHDEAVKAAMSYVEEKFVRTRREVNGEIVAVPGKMVAGLFRHDTSRALDPQLHTHAVIQNMVLGEDGKWTALSNEEIYRNKMLIGAIYRNELAQNLERAGYAVERVGHDGITEIKGVPRELMDGFSKRRKEIEAALDERGIERTAVDSALAALATRRNKQKGIDRAELREAWEKEAQSMGVSLDQLRELRQTATLTAATRLPGVTRDGIAAPSPADRAAAAVEFAIAHVSERNAVYSGSELVRVALSRAKDVGIRQIEGAIATKEETGRLVPVHVHAWNEKRSPDAMTRGEGFSGTLKAMGTAPYQNDPRNRDSFFVTIETRNGEQTVWGAGLQAALERQEASPGSLVHLTVQGQKPVTVIGADGKPVSAHRNLWTAEVIERASERSDRSNGPQPQRETIRLYSDDATLALERMVLGEYRAARRQGGVELPARLRVTGGIKMSGEALLRDRLDKTTLTEGQKEAVALGLTGRGRFVGVQGYAGTGKTHMVETLRRYAERAGFTVEGAAPTNKAAAELASAVPAAGTVARFLLADAPGDKKRSILVVDEAGMISTRDMHALMTKANELRYARVILVGDVKQLDPVSAGSPFAQLQKAGMPTAIMADIQRQRNEDARKAVLHAIRGEVRAAFSRIEDLRTPEKNQSFTGEVARAWLGLHSSVRERTGIVVLTNRVRGEVNAAIRDELKREHRLGAQDVTVASLTPLSLTRAEAREAASYKAGDVVISVRSVEGLERDKLYRVTSTLPYQNSITLRPEGGGAEVALTLGHGSKAAGSLAAFEVGKREFAAGDEVKFAITDKDCGAINGARGRITKVTEAQIDVTLHGGRKLSVPTDSLAARGLDHAYAATAHDFQGATVDRIIVGMTPDEQLTSQKSFYVNISRARDHVTLVTTDPGKLADRIQRETGERPAALDAYAQRLSDERNAAGKVPQNEPPSPARDPDRVPQILREQAQKLRQAEPPQERTDRQVEQFLAQFEEKQKVKEGPIR from the coding sequence ATGATGAGCGTGAGCAACGTCTCGGCCGGCGCCGCTGCCAGCGGATACTATCAGGCCGAAGGGTATTACGTCGCCGGAAGCCCTGAGGCAGAGGCGGCAGCTTCGTGGTTCGGCAGTGCGGCTGATGAGCTTGTCGCAATGGGTCAGGAAGAGTTTGCGGGGCGCGTGGACGACGCTGCGTTCTCGGCCATGCTCGACGGTCACGCTCCGCCGACCCAACGCGATGCCGAAGGCCATTGGAAGGAAGGTCAGACGCTCGGCCGCGTCGTGGACGGGGAGCGGCAGCACCGACCGGGGATCGACCTGACCTTCTCCGCCTCCAAGTCGGTGTCGATCATCGGTCTGGTCGCTGGCGATGAGCGCGTGATCGCAGCCCATGACGAGGCGGTGAAGGCCGCCATGAGCTACGTCGAAGAGAAGTTCGTCCGGACACGTCGGGAGGTGAACGGCGAGATCGTGGCGGTCCCCGGCAAGATGGTGGCCGGGCTTTTCCGCCATGATACGTCGCGGGCCCTCGATCCGCAGCTCCATACCCATGCCGTCATACAGAACATGGTCCTCGGCGAGGACGGCAAGTGGACCGCCCTCTCCAACGAGGAAATCTACCGCAACAAGATGCTGATCGGGGCGATCTACCGCAACGAGTTGGCGCAGAACCTCGAGCGGGCGGGATATGCCGTCGAGCGTGTCGGCCATGACGGCATCACCGAGATCAAGGGCGTCCCGCGCGAGCTGATGGATGGCTTCTCGAAGCGCCGCAAGGAGATCGAGGCGGCCCTCGATGAGCGTGGGATCGAGAGGACGGCTGTAGATAGCGCATTGGCAGCCCTCGCCACCCGCAGGAACAAGCAGAAGGGCATCGACCGGGCAGAGCTGCGTGAAGCGTGGGAGAAGGAAGCGCAGTCCATGGGCGTCTCCCTCGATCAGCTTCGCGAGCTCCGGCAGACAGCCACTCTGACGGCAGCCACGCGCCTGCCCGGCGTGACGCGAGACGGGATCGCTGCGCCCTCCCCTGCTGATCGCGCCGCGGCCGCCGTCGAGTTCGCGATTGCGCATGTGAGTGAACGCAATGCCGTCTACTCCGGCTCCGAGCTGGTCCGCGTGGCCCTGAGCCGAGCCAAGGATGTGGGGATCCGGCAGATCGAGGGCGCCATCGCGACCAAGGAAGAGACGGGCCGTCTGGTGCCGGTCCATGTCCATGCCTGGAACGAGAAGCGCTCGCCCGATGCCATGACCCGCGGGGAGGGCTTCTCCGGGACGCTGAAGGCGATGGGCACCGCGCCGTATCAGAACGACCCTAGAAACCGCGACTCCTTCTTCGTGACCATCGAGACGCGGAACGGGGAGCAGACGGTCTGGGGTGCCGGCTTGCAGGCGGCGCTCGAACGGCAGGAAGCCAGTCCGGGCAGCCTTGTCCATCTGACGGTGCAGGGCCAGAAGCCCGTGACGGTGATCGGCGCCGATGGCAAACCGGTGTCCGCCCATCGCAATCTCTGGACGGCGGAAGTCATCGAACGCGCCTCGGAGCGGTCGGATCGCTCCAACGGCCCTCAGCCGCAGCGGGAGACGATCAGGCTCTATTCGGACGATGCCACCCTTGCCCTCGAGCGCATGGTGCTGGGCGAGTATCGGGCAGCCCGGCGTCAAGGCGGAGTGGAGTTGCCAGCTCGCCTGAGAGTCACTGGCGGGATCAAGATGAGCGGAGAAGCTCTTCTGCGTGACCGCCTTGACAAGACAACTCTGACGGAGGGCCAGAAGGAAGCGGTCGCACTCGGTCTCACAGGCAGAGGCCGGTTCGTCGGCGTGCAGGGGTATGCCGGCACGGGCAAAACGCACATGGTGGAAACCCTGCGCCGCTATGCCGAGCGGGCGGGCTTCACCGTGGAAGGCGCGGCACCGACGAACAAGGCCGCCGCAGAGCTCGCCTCGGCAGTGCCCGCGGCCGGCACCGTCGCCCGCTTCCTGCTCGCGGATGCTCCGGGCGACAAGAAGCGCTCCATCCTCGTGGTCGACGAGGCTGGGATGATCTCCACGCGCGACATGCACGCCCTGATGACCAAGGCAAACGAGCTCCGATACGCTCGGGTTATCCTCGTAGGTGACGTGAAGCAGCTCGACCCGGTGAGCGCGGGCTCGCCCTTCGCGCAGCTCCAGAAGGCGGGAATGCCGACCGCCATCATGGCCGACATTCAGCGCCAGAGAAACGAAGATGCCCGGAAAGCCGTGCTCCATGCCATCCGCGGCGAGGTCCGTGCTGCCTTCTCGCGGATCGAGGATCTTCGCACGCCAGAGAAGAACCAGAGCTTTACCGGCGAGGTTGCCCGGGCGTGGCTCGGATTGCACAGCTCGGTGCGCGAGCGGACCGGGATTGTGGTTCTGACCAACCGCGTCCGGGGGGAAGTTAATGCCGCGATTCGCGACGAGTTGAAACGGGAACATCGGCTCGGCGCTCAGGATGTGACGGTCGCCAGTCTCACGCCGCTCTCGCTCACCCGCGCCGAAGCGCGCGAGGCGGCCAGCTACAAGGCTGGTGACGTGGTGATCTCGGTGCGCAGCGTGGAGGGGTTGGAGCGGGACAAACTCTACCGGGTTACATCCACCCTGCCCTATCAGAACAGCATCACCTTGCGTCCGGAGGGAGGCGGCGCCGAGGTCGCGCTGACACTCGGACATGGGTCGAAAGCTGCGGGATCGCTCGCCGCATTCGAGGTGGGCAAGCGCGAATTTGCGGCCGGCGATGAGGTCAAATTCGCGATCACCGACAAGGATTGCGGAGCGATTAACGGTGCGCGCGGCCGGATCACAAAGGTGACGGAAGCCCAGATCGACGTCACGCTGCACGGCGGGCGGAAGCTCTCCGTGCCCACGGATTCACTCGCCGCCCGTGGCCTAGACCATGCCTATGCGGCCACCGCACACGACTTTCAGGGCGCCACAGTGGACAGGATCATCGTGGGCATGACCCCCGATGAGCAGCTCACCAGCCAGAAGTCCTTCTACGTCAATATCTCCCGCGCGCGGGACCATGTGACGCTTGTGACGACCGATCCCGGGAAGCTCGCTGATCGGATTCAGCGTGAGACCGGCGAACGTCCGGCCGCGCTCGACGCCTACGCGCAGCGGCTCTCGGACGAGCGGAACGCGGCCGGAAAGGTGCCGCAGAATGAGCCCCCCTCCCCTGCCCGCGACCCTGACCGGGTGCCGCAAATCCTGCGCGAGCAGGCGCAGAAACTGCGGCAGGCGGAGCCCCCGCAGGAGCGCACTGATCGGCAGGTGGAGCAATTCCTGGCGCAGTTCGAGGAGAAACAGAAGGTGAAGGAAGGACCGATCCGGTGA
- a CDS encoding ParA family protein encodes MAASPHRRTSAWPLNRMSAPTHVRFAALPHVRIYALTHVRIAAITDRQSSSLETAMKVITAYSHKGGTGKTTALMMLASAIEARGQSALLVDCDPHQSFKAYETHSKSTSPAIWSDRMDVIYLHYEATKVAVLEQTLLDADEGGRFDYCLLNLAGVDHPFNRHVLRYAELTLLPFAPAALDMMELPGALDVLRQLGDQGEVGQARVLLTKMRSKMTSAQTGYIDAVLAGFPVMKTQIRETAVLGDIVMRGLLGKAIAAWEPEASGLQKMEIARLREALEECQALLAEVDSIIELGEAA; translated from the coding sequence ATGGCCGCCTCACCGCACCGCCGCACGTCCGCATGGCCGCTTAATCGCATGTCCGCACCGACGCATGTCCGCTTCGCCGCTTTGCCGCATGTCCGCATCTACGCCTTGACGCATGTCCGCATCGCCGCCATAACGGATCGACAATCGAGCAGCCTGGAGACGGCAATGAAAGTGATAACCGCTTACAGTCACAAAGGCGGAACCGGGAAGACCACGGCGTTGATGATGCTGGCGTCCGCCATAGAAGCCCGAGGGCAGTCCGCACTATTGGTAGACTGCGACCCTCACCAGTCCTTCAAGGCTTACGAGACCCACAGCAAGAGCACGTCCCCGGCTATCTGGTCCGACAGGATGGACGTGATCTATCTGCACTATGAGGCGACGAAGGTCGCTGTCCTTGAACAGACGCTTCTCGACGCTGATGAGGGGGGCAGGTTCGACTACTGCCTCTTGAACCTCGCCGGGGTAGATCATCCCTTCAACCGCCACGTCCTGCGCTATGCCGAGCTGACGCTCCTGCCGTTCGCGCCTGCGGCGCTCGACATGATGGAGCTGCCTGGGGCGCTTGATGTCCTCAGACAGCTCGGTGACCAAGGCGAGGTAGGGCAGGCACGCGTTCTTTTGACAAAGATGCGCTCAAAGATGACCAGCGCTCAGACCGGCTACATTGACGCCGTGTTGGCCGGTTTCCCTGTGATGAAGACCCAGATCCGCGAAACGGCTGTCTTGGGCGACATTGTGATGCGAGGCCTTTTAGGAAAGGCCATCGCCGCGTGGGAGCCGGAGGCGAGCGGCCTGCAAAAGATGGAAATCGCCCGTCTCCGCGAGGCGCTGGAAGAGTGTCAGGCACTGCTGGCGGAGGTCGATTCAATCATTGAGCTTGGAGAAGCGGCATGA
- a CDS encoding lysozyme family protein, which yields MSATNVKWRWVTMSGKADPSAQKAENYRGTSCHARGTLCHGPEKQRKYSALGAGGKLRPLLRRKAFIYKGLKAMGSLLRQVCPLQTGEAAVRLPIRGLLALAVAGGCLLLGPCPVSAEAWKASAETTWASGSSFSPPADRRQPGPGSSFLEAQASSSFALVPRAARQKKSRAFVMPTDRDEFVRIRALVHHAESGAAGYDDYHRSAPVPPPRAPSTMTLDQIRQWIAATPGQQHAIGRYQIIPSTLESLASRATLPGSTLFSAPVQDSMASILILDAGYVELKNGAITLDRFMDNLARIWAGFPMASGKSAYEGVAGNRATISRKFYAERMAEIFPVEARRDLRATEVAAK from the coding sequence ATGAGCGCCACGAACGTGAAATGGAGATGGGTGACGATGAGCGGTAAGGCCGATCCGAGCGCTCAGAAGGCCGAAAACTACCGTGGCACGTCGTGCCACGCGCGTGGCACACTGTGCCACGGCCCCGAAAAACAACGTAAATACAGCGCGTTGGGAGCCGGGGGCAAATTACGCCCCCTTTTAAGACGAAAAGCCTTTATTTATAAAGGCTTGAAGGCAATGGGCAGCTTGCTGCGTCAGGTGTGTCCTCTTCAGACCGGAGAGGCAGCCGTAAGGCTGCCGATCCGAGGCCTCCTCGCCCTCGCCGTCGCAGGCGGATGCCTGCTCCTCGGCCCCTGCCCCGTCTCGGCCGAGGCTTGGAAAGCCTCGGCCGAGACCACCTGGGCGAGCGGGTCCTCCTTCAGTCCGCCCGCGGATCGCCGCCAGCCTGGCCCCGGTTCATCCTTCCTCGAAGCGCAGGCCAGCTCATCCTTCGCGCTCGTGCCGAGGGCCGCCCGCCAGAAGAAAAGCCGGGCCTTCGTCATGCCGACCGACCGCGATGAGTTCGTGCGAATCCGTGCGCTGGTTCATCACGCCGAAAGCGGCGCGGCCGGCTATGACGATTACCACCGAAGCGCACCCGTGCCCCCGCCCCGCGCTCCCTCGACCATGACGCTCGACCAGATCCGGCAATGGATCGCCGCTACGCCGGGGCAGCAACATGCCATCGGCCGCTATCAGATCATCCCCTCCACCTTGGAAAGCCTGGCCTCGCGCGCAACCCTCCCGGGCTCCACGCTCTTCAGCGCTCCGGTTCAGGACAGCATGGCCAGCATCCTCATTCTCGACGCTGGCTATGTGGAGCTGAAAAATGGCGCGATCACGCTCGACAGGTTCATGGACAACCTCGCCCGGATCTGGGCTGGCTTCCCCATGGCGAGCGGGAAGTCCGCCTATGAGGGCGTGGCCGGCAACAGAGCCACGATCAGCCGCAAATTCTACGCAGAGCGGATGGCCGAAATCTTCCCCGTAGAGGCCCGTAGAGACCTTCGGGCTACCGAGGTGGCGGCAAAGTAG
- a CDS encoding restriction endonuclease has protein sequence MTTSRVRDLADQQVEKSLLRLRASIEAWAKEREISDYCSVQNYLDRPGAEPLDLPVLAVISFDGELSASMNGYGDEELAISLQDLLADHGCWLEQDKSSTALVFPDEDSDYAAYTSYFHWQWVCGLVEPDTADVYEELYRHFAHRPDDLYRLEWREYETLLARIFQSQGFDVELGPGRGDEGVDIRLIQRDPIGDIVTLVQAKKYGAGNKIDQTQVAALYGIQQSEDANFSMFVTTSAYAPVAKRFSAREKVQGRLALKDSSHVAEWCRTATDGIIRDKSTLVTPQHVQGLMSGIGERADRRLLRTTYGYNSTHNSFALVVKESNHAALLMPLPRRTISDDGHGQRGLEVPSFDFSLPHFNGDNVFRVRKEQRDGEIFYWGNDRLYCAWNGEPCHFDYYD, from the coding sequence ATGACGACAAGCCGGGTGAGGGATTTAGCGGACCAGCAGGTCGAGAAGAGCTTGCTGCGGTTGAGGGCATCCATCGAGGCATGGGCAAAAGAGCGGGAAATTTCCGACTATTGCTCGGTGCAAAACTATCTCGACAGGCCAGGAGCCGAGCCGCTCGATTTACCGGTGCTTGCCGTCATATCATTCGATGGCGAGCTCTCCGCGTCAATGAATGGCTACGGGGATGAAGAGCTGGCGATCAGTCTTCAAGATTTGCTAGCCGATCACGGGTGCTGGCTGGAGCAGGACAAGAGCTCCACGGCTCTGGTCTTCCCCGACGAGGACAGCGATTACGCCGCATACACGTCATATTTTCACTGGCAATGGGTGTGCGGGCTCGTCGAGCCGGATACTGCGGATGTATACGAAGAGCTCTATCGCCACTTCGCTCACCGTCCTGATGACCTCTATCGGTTAGAGTGGCGGGAATACGAGACGCTCCTCGCGAGGATCTTCCAGTCGCAGGGCTTCGACGTCGAGCTTGGTCCTGGGCGCGGTGATGAGGGCGTGGATATTCGCCTCATTCAGCGTGATCCGATTGGCGACATCGTCACCCTTGTTCAAGCCAAGAAATACGGCGCCGGCAACAAGATCGACCAAACCCAGGTCGCAGCCCTATATGGTATTCAGCAATCAGAGGACGCAAACTTTTCCATGTTCGTGACAACCTCCGCGTATGCGCCGGTCGCGAAGAGGTTTTCCGCCCGAGAGAAAGTCCAGGGCAGGCTGGCATTGAAGGATTCGAGCCACGTTGCTGAATGGTGCCGAACTGCGACTGATGGCATTATCCGCGACAAGTCCACCTTGGTGACGCCGCAGCATGTTCAGGGCTTGATGTCCGGAATAGGCGAACGGGCCGATCGACGACTATTGAGAACGACATACGGCTACAACTCGACCCACAACAGCTTCGCCCTGGTCGTGAAGGAGAGCAACCACGCAGCTCTCCTTATGCCCCTGCCGCGGCGCACCATTAGCGATGACGGTCACGGTCAGCGCGGCCTCGAGGTTCCAAGCTTCGATTTCTCCCTCCCGCACTTCAACGGAGACAATGTTTTCCGCGTCCGCAAAGAGCAGCGTGACGGAGAAATTTTTTATTGGGGTAATGACCGACTATATTGCGCCTGGAACGGCGAGCCATGCCATTTCGATTATTACGACTGA
- a CDS encoding DUF2726 domain-containing protein, translating to MDGFEPASVLLSDGQIPTGIWLALALLVALVLVLAVLRIRFETSYTARPVLNRTEQRLFRSLSRAISSLPEPRPRLLCQVSYGEFLAARSQKAFWRINAKRADFLLVDADFRPLLVIEYQGRGHYGRTRRDRRDALGRDAIKRRACASAGIPWMELPTDYSAQSLRETLHAALAPIPELKEPAHG from the coding sequence GTGGACGGGTTCGAGCCCGCTTCGGTTCTCCTCTCGGACGGCCAGATCCCCACGGGGATCTGGCTCGCCCTCGCCCTCCTCGTGGCGCTTGTCCTGGTTCTGGCAGTTCTCCGGATCAGGTTCGAGACCTCCTACACGGCGCGGCCGGTCCTGAACCGGACGGAGCAACGCCTCTTCCGCTCCCTGAGCCGGGCGATCTCCTCACTGCCGGAGCCCCGGCCGCGGCTCCTCTGCCAGGTCTCCTACGGGGAGTTTCTTGCAGCCCGCAGCCAGAAGGCATTCTGGCGGATCAATGCAAAGCGCGCCGACTTCCTTCTTGTCGATGCCGATTTCAGGCCGCTTCTCGTGATCGAGTATCAGGGCCGCGGTCACTACGGCCGCACCCGCCGCGACCGTCGCGACGCGCTCGGCCGTGACGCCATCAAACGCCGGGCCTGCGCCTCTGCCGGAATCCCGTGGATGGAGCTGCCGACCGACTACAGCGCCCAATCCCTCCGCGAGACGCTTCATGCAGCCCTCGCCCCCATTCCCGAGTTGAAGGAGCCAGCTCATGGCTGA
- a CDS encoding type IV secretion system DNA-binding domain-containing protein produces MSHLRKGQPTQFVRGGQTTQHWWRMAAQVVRTSLFVALAAFTLTYTALVLANYELRYMRETFASWTAHYNVRLGRPEKIISYVDHLDRRLERTAGQIAADHRMNALADEYRRNASLFAWYALVPAAAALLISTAIFAWAGQRVGQNEHVRGSRLIDQRDLARWSMRKWKAYQKRFGLGLKKGPRYTIAGIPFPPNAVEAQTGIFGTVGVGKTNAIKELLTTIRAQNGRAIIYDRMGGLVRDFYDPATDIIINPFDARSHIWSPFGEASTPEALAQIAEVMIPQRPGQNDPFWSQTARLVFEYSARSLLRAKRPTNADLRRAIMTISAEELEKLLAGTPGAHFFGKHVEKTSASIRANMIAELRFLEFLRDDGELFSAREWVKSERPGFVFLTGDAEHSAATRNIISTIIEVSANALMTCEESRDPKVWFFLDEVPSLNRLPFLQSKLAEIRQFGGAFVLGYQVFAQLEDIYGEKGAQAIAGNLNNRIVFNTPDARTAKLFSESLGFEDVVEQRENLSFGAHESRDGVAFMSQRTERPIVTASEIQALPQFEALIRFAYDAPTARVRFEPVQVEPKAEKIVPYQGGGFALDAMDPHKAPAPAPAADEASLATRYAPELLGKVQEERRARFASWTPAQQIAAFDDWFAKGLRPDFDAAGFSLLAPLDGVPPETAWDHYYRQRVQGHDEPTFRITPNMMQMVTNRPRAREGAGAAVAEVPAYADLRRAAEEKIIPFPGRHAAPPPARPADPLTAGMDEEGSLL; encoded by the coding sequence ATGTCGCACCTCCGCAAGGGCCAGCCGACACAGTTCGTCCGCGGCGGCCAGACCACGCAGCACTGGTGGCGCATGGCGGCGCAGGTGGTCCGCACCTCGCTCTTCGTCGCGCTGGCGGCCTTCACCCTCACCTACACGGCTCTCGTGCTTGCCAATTACGAGCTGCGCTACATGCGCGAGACCTTTGCGAGCTGGACCGCGCATTACAACGTCCGGCTGGGCCGGCCGGAGAAGATCATTTCTTACGTCGATCACCTCGACCGACGGCTCGAGCGGACGGCAGGACAGATCGCGGCTGACCATCGGATGAACGCTCTTGCGGACGAGTATCGCCGCAATGCCTCGCTCTTCGCCTGGTATGCTCTCGTTCCGGCGGCCGCGGCGCTTCTGATCAGCACCGCCATTTTCGCCTGGGCCGGACAGCGGGTCGGGCAGAACGAACATGTGCGGGGAAGCCGCCTCATAGACCAGCGGGATCTCGCGCGCTGGTCCATGAGAAAGTGGAAGGCATACCAGAAGCGCTTCGGCCTCGGCCTGAAAAAGGGGCCACGCTACACAATCGCCGGCATCCCGTTCCCTCCGAACGCCGTGGAGGCGCAGACCGGGATCTTCGGAACGGTCGGGGTGGGCAAGACCAACGCCATCAAGGAGCTGCTGACCACCATCCGGGCACAGAACGGCCGAGCCATCATCTACGACCGCATGGGTGGCCTCGTCCGCGATTTCTACGATCCGGCCACCGACATTATCATCAATCCCTTCGACGCCCGATCACACATCTGGTCGCCGTTCGGCGAAGCCAGCACCCCGGAGGCTCTGGCGCAGATCGCCGAGGTCATGATCCCGCAGCGCCCCGGACAGAACGATCCTTTCTGGTCACAGACGGCGCGGCTGGTCTTCGAATATTCGGCGCGCTCACTCCTTCGCGCCAAGCGACCGACCAACGCAGACCTGCGCCGCGCGATCATGACGATCTCGGCCGAAGAGCTGGAGAAGCTGCTCGCAGGCACGCCGGGGGCTCATTTCTTCGGCAAGCACGTCGAGAAGACGTCGGCCTCGATCCGCGCAAACATGATTGCGGAGCTGCGGTTCCTCGAGTTTCTGCGTGACGACGGTGAGCTCTTTTCGGCGCGAGAGTGGGTCAAGTCGGAGCGACCCGGTTTCGTGTTTCTGACCGGCGATGCCGAACACTCGGCCGCGACCCGCAACATTATCTCCACCATCATCGAGGTATCGGCCAACGCGCTGATGACCTGCGAAGAGAGCCGCGATCCGAAGGTCTGGTTCTTCCTAGATGAGGTGCCGTCCCTCAACCGCCTGCCCTTCCTGCAATCGAAGCTGGCGGAGATCCGGCAGTTCGGGGGGGCTTTCGTGCTCGGCTACCAGGTCTTTGCGCAGCTGGAAGACATCTACGGAGAGAAAGGCGCGCAGGCCATCGCCGGCAACCTCAACAACCGCATCGTCTTCAACACGCCGGACGCGCGCACGGCCAAGCTCTTTTCCGAAAGCCTCGGGTTCGAGGATGTGGTCGAACAACGGGAAAACCTGAGCTTCGGGGCGCACGAGTCTCGCGATGGCGTGGCCTTCATGAGCCAGCGCACGGAGCGGCCCATCGTCACCGCCTCTGAGATCCAGGCGCTGCCTCAGTTCGAGGCTCTGATCCGCTTTGCATATGACGCGCCAACTGCGCGCGTCCGGTTCGAGCCTGTCCAGGTGGAGCCGAAGGCCGAGAAGATCGTGCCCTATCAGGGTGGCGGCTTCGCTCTGGATGCCATGGATCCGCACAAGGCCCCTGCCCCGGCCCCGGCGGCAGATGAGGCGTCACTCGCCACGCGCTATGCCCCGGAGCTGCTTGGAAAGGTGCAGGAGGAACGGCGCGCACGGTTCGCGAGCTGGACCCCGGCGCAGCAGATCGCGGCCTTTGACGACTGGTTCGCAAAGGGCCTGCGACCGGACTTCGACGCTGCAGGCTTCTCCTTGCTGGCCCCTCTCGACGGCGTGCCGCCAGAAACGGCCTGGGACCACTATTACCGACAGCGCGTCCAGGGACACGATGAACCGACTTTCCGCATCACGCCCAACATGATGCAGATGGTCACTAACCGCCCCCGCGCCCGGGAGGGTGCGGGTGCGGCGGTGGCCGAGGTGCCTGCCTATGCGGATCTTCGCCGCGCGGCCGAGGAAAAGATCATTCCCTTCCCGGGTCGCCACGCTGCGCCGCCCCCTGCCCGTCCAGCTGACCCTCTCACTGCGGGAATGGATGAGGAGGGCTCGCTGCTATGA
- a CDS encoding DsbA family protein, translating to MSCDDKVQRRGVLTRASIAGALAGVLVMAAGSVVMPLLAAAGQGAKQSEPGPEFADQVRSVLLSNPEVVLEVFALLERQEKEKQTAGARAAVEAEAAALFQGADARKGNASAPVVAVEFFDYQCGYCKGALPELAAALSGRNDVAVVMKEFPILGSTSEAAARLALAVRAEHGDEAYLGFHNALLSHKGGLNEAALSILAGAAGYDYPALVARGRQDDITSIIDGNRRLAQALSISGTPAFVFRDGEVVPGMMAADRLTAAFDRLSASTAAAQ from the coding sequence ATGAGTTGTGACGATAAGGTGCAGCGACGCGGCGTTTTGACGCGCGCATCAATTGCGGGGGCGCTGGCTGGTGTGCTCGTTATGGCCGCGGGGAGCGTGGTGATGCCGTTACTTGCCGCTGCGGGGCAGGGGGCAAAGCAATCCGAGCCGGGCCCGGAGTTCGCCGATCAGGTCCGCAGCGTCCTGCTCAGCAATCCCGAGGTAGTTCTCGAGGTTTTCGCCCTGCTTGAGCGGCAGGAGAAGGAGAAGCAGACCGCCGGCGCCCGCGCGGCGGTCGAGGCCGAGGCGGCGGCTCTGTTTCAAGGAGCCGATGCGCGCAAGGGCAATGCCAGCGCGCCGGTCGTCGCCGTAGAGTTCTTCGATTACCAGTGCGGCTACTGCAAAGGCGCGCTGCCGGAGCTCGCTGCAGCCCTGTCCGGCCGGAACGATGTGGCGGTGGTGATGAAAGAGTTTCCGATCCTCGGATCCACCTCCGAAGCCGCTGCAAGGCTCGCTCTGGCTGTCCGCGCGGAGCACGGCGACGAGGCCTACCTTGGCTTTCACAACGCGCTCCTGTCGCACAAGGGCGGTCTCAACGAGGCCGCGCTTTCGATCCTCGCCGGAGCGGCCGGCTACGATTATCCGGCCCTCGTGGCGCGGGGGCGGCAGGACGACATCACGTCCATCATTGACGGCAACCGACGCCTCGCCCAGGCGCTCTCGATTTCCGGCACCCCGGCATTCGTGTTTCGGGATGGAGAAGTGGTGCCCGGCATGATGGCGGCCGACCGTCTTACGGCCGCCTTCGATCGGCTTTCCGCCTCCACGGCGGCGGCCCAATAA